One Microbacterium trichothecenolyticum DNA window includes the following coding sequences:
- a CDS encoding Fic family protein, producing MDATRFADSAFGRATREPGKKDAFVYYLPKPVPRQLDLSAAVVSSLSEADAALGHLQGLGTLITDPTLLIGPYLRREALASSRIEGTQASLSEVFQAEIDADARNDDTAEVHRYVEATKQAYELAVTLPLTQRLILQVHETLLTGVRGEEKSPGEFRRSPVWVGRAGATPDTATFVPPLPNHLGELLTDWERFVNDDGRVLPALIQAALMHYQFETIHPFLDGNGRIGRLLINLILMERNRLSLPLLYLSNYFETHREEYYERLQAVRETADIEGWLVFFLDAVRAQAEDAVSRSRRLIAIRESYHAEAIKERSSLPRLVDIIVRNPFVTVKSIQDGLELTNQGARNLIKNAETRGWLRSLGTHGRGGRERWYAPAILEVIETPMRYEDE from the coding sequence GTGGATGCCACTCGATTTGCAGACTCCGCTTTCGGCCGTGCGACTCGCGAACCCGGCAAGAAGGATGCTTTCGTCTACTACCTGCCCAAGCCCGTGCCTCGGCAACTCGATCTCTCCGCTGCGGTGGTGTCGTCTCTCTCGGAAGCGGACGCGGCGCTCGGTCATCTGCAGGGTCTCGGCACGCTGATCACCGATCCCACCCTGCTGATCGGGCCCTACCTCCGCCGAGAGGCTCTCGCCAGTTCGCGGATCGAAGGCACCCAAGCGTCCTTGTCGGAGGTGTTTCAGGCTGAGATCGATGCCGACGCACGCAACGATGACACCGCCGAAGTCCATCGCTACGTGGAAGCAACGAAGCAGGCCTACGAACTGGCGGTGACTCTCCCCCTCACCCAGCGGCTCATCCTTCAGGTACATGAGACACTCCTCACCGGAGTTCGAGGCGAAGAGAAATCACCCGGAGAGTTCCGTCGTTCGCCGGTGTGGGTGGGTCGAGCGGGAGCGACCCCCGACACTGCGACGTTCGTCCCTCCGTTGCCGAACCACCTCGGCGAGCTCCTCACGGATTGGGAACGATTCGTCAACGACGACGGCCGCGTCCTTCCCGCGCTCATCCAGGCGGCGCTCATGCACTACCAGTTCGAGACCATCCACCCGTTCCTGGACGGCAACGGACGCATCGGGCGCCTGCTCATCAATCTCATCCTGATGGAGCGCAACCGTCTCTCCTTACCCCTGCTCTACCTCTCCAACTACTTCGAAACCCATCGCGAGGAGTACTACGAGCGATTGCAGGCCGTGCGAGAGACCGCGGACATCGAGGGATGGCTCGTCTTCTTCCTCGACGCCGTCCGCGCTCAGGCGGAGGATGCAGTGTCTCGCTCTCGACGTCTCATCGCGATTCGCGAGAGCTACCACGCCGAGGCGATCAAGGAGCGGTCGAGCCTGCCGCGACTTGTCGACATCATCGTGCGCAACCCGTTCGTCACGGTCAAATCCATCCAGGATGGTCTGGAGCTCACCAACCAGGGAGCTCGCAACCTCATCAAGAACGCCGAGACGAGGGGATGGCTTCGCTCGCTCGGTACGCACGGGCGCGGGGGGCGCGAGCGATGGTACGCGCCCGCAATCCTCGAAGTGATCGAGACGCCGATGCGATACGAGGACGAATGA